The Desulfobacterales bacterium genome includes the window AAACCTTGCTTCTCGATATCGTTCCCTTTGATTTGAAAGCAGAAGAAAAATCGGACCCGAAAGCCAGAAACAAAATCGTGAAGACCGGCCTGGACAACCTGCTTGCGGCCAAGCCGCCCGTCTTGATGCACCCACGGGATATCGAACGGATCACCATCGGCAACCTGGAAGACGATTTTGATAAGTTGGCCGCCTGCGACTGGATCATCGAAGTCGTGGTGGAAAACCTTAAAATAAAGCGGGCGCTGCTAAAGCGGATTGAAGCGGTTAAAAAACCCGGCGCCATTGTTTCCACCAACACCTCCGGAATTCCGTTGGCGGCCATGACAAAGGGACTCGGAAAGGCGTTTAAACAGCACTTTCTGGGCACCCACTTTTTCAATCCGGTGCGCTACATGCATCTTCTGGAAATCATTCCGGGAAAAGAAACGCGCGCCGAGGTTCTTCAGTTCATCTCCAATTTCGGCGAACACCGACTGGGCAAAGGGATTGTGCGGGCCAAGGACACGCCGAATTTCGTCGGAAACCGCATCGGCGTTCAGGGCGTCACCAGTGCCTTTCACCTGATGGCCGAAGAAGGGCTCACCATTCCCGAAGCGGACGCCCTGCTGGGCCCGGTACTCGGGCGCCCCAAAACCGCCACCTTCAAGACCGCCGATCTCGTGGGGCTCGATGTTCTGGGCCACGTCTGCCAAAACGCCTATGCGCTGCTCCCCGATGATGAGGCGCGCGCCTCTTTTTCGCTGCCGGAATTCATTCAAAAAATGATCGCCCAAAAGATGCTCGGCAACAAAACCGGGGGCGGATTCTATAAAACGGAAAAAGGGCCGGATGGCCGGAAAATCGCCCTGGTCGTCAACCCAAACACCCTGATCTATGAAGCCGTTGAAAAGCCGGAGTTCCCGTGTCTTCTCGCCGCCAAAAAGGCGGCATTACTGGCGGACAAAATAAAGGCCGTCGTTTACGGCGGCGATAAGGGCGCCCGGTTTGCCTGGCGCGTTCTGGCCGGATCACTGATCTATGCCGCCCGCCGAATACCCGAAATTGCCGGCACAATCGTTGAAATCGATAACGCCATGAAATGGGGGTATAATTTCATGCTGGGACCCTTTGAAGCCTGGGATGCCATCGGCGTGGCGGCGTCGGTGCGGAAAATGGAAAAAGAAGGGTTGGCCGTGCCGGATACGGTGAAGCAAATGCTCGCGGGTGGAAATGAGACCTTTTACAAAACTGAAAACGGCGTGATGTTCTATTTCGATTTTGCTTCCGGAGCATACAAAAAGGTACCGGCTGCCAAAGAGGCCCTTTCATTATTCCCGCTGAAAGCGGCGGGAAAAACCGCCCGAAGCTGCGCGTCCGCCTCTCTCATTGATCTGGGTGACGGCGTCTTTTGCTGCGAGTTTCATACGAAGATGAATGCCCTGAACGGGGAGTTGATCGAATTTATGCATGACGCGCTGGATTACACGGAAGAAAACGGCGTGGGCCTGGTGATCGGAAACCAGGCCGGCGGCACGCCGGGA containing:
- a CDS encoding 3-hydroxyacyl-CoA dehydrogenase/enoyl-CoA hydratase family protein — protein: MMRKINQAAVIGSGAMGGGIAALLADAGIQTLLLDIVPFDLKAEEKSDPKARNKIVKTGLDNLLAAKPPVLMHPRDIERITIGNLEDDFDKLAACDWIIEVVVENLKIKRALLKRIEAVKKPGAIVSTNTSGIPLAAMTKGLGKAFKQHFLGTHFFNPVRYMHLLEIIPGKETRAEVLQFISNFGEHRLGKGIVRAKDTPNFVGNRIGVQGVTSAFHLMAEEGLTIPEADALLGPVLGRPKTATFKTADLVGLDVLGHVCQNAYALLPDDEARASFSLPEFIQKMIAQKMLGNKTGGGFYKTEKGPDGRKIALVVNPNTLIYEAVEKPEFPCLLAAKKAALLADKIKAVVYGGDKGARFAWRVLAGSLIYAARRIPEIAGTIVEIDNAMKWGYNFMLGPFEAWDAIGVAASVRKMEKEGLAVPDTVKQMLAGGNETFYKTENGVMFYFDFASGAYKKVPAAKEALSLFPLKAAGKTARSCASASLIDLGDGVFCCEFHTKMNALNGELIEFMHDALDYTEENGVGLVIGNQAGGTPGAFSAGADLMTLAMAALAGKFADITHMIRRLQNIAQRSRYGAFPVVAAPYGMALGGGCEVCLGADRIVAHTELYMGLVEIGVGLIPAGGGCLNLWKKYYHSLPEKVTDTDLTKFAVPALMQITTATVSTSAADARANGFLGPTDRIVFNRDHLIGEAKKEVLRMVSDGYAPPIKRPIRVAGEAIQGMVNVQLFDMLRAGFVTEYDAFLARRIAYVIGGGNVRSGSEIHEDVILKLEEEAFLDFLKETRTHQRIEHMLKTGKSLRN